GCGTTAGCTGTAACAGAGATGTGTAAGATGTGTACATGTAGTTTACACTTGCTTACTGAAGGCCCTGACTGAAACCCCACGGTACGCCACTGTATATAGTAGTAAAATACatgtgaacagtagcctactttttgatcagttcatcagtaatattcaggaaataatagatattgaatgGACGTTTGAacttatttccttttttttttttgttctttttatccTCGTTCCAAATgatcaggaaaagaggaaatcaacagtaaaacaggagaaagtagtaaattattactatattactgtgccatagtaaaatacatgtgCCTATTTTTCAGCTACCTGCCCAATCAGGTATCTAGGTGACAGTTTCTAGTTCTTGAGAGTATGGTACATCGCATTGCATGGCACAGTGCACAGACCTACCCCACACTGACTGCACCTGTACTGTCTGCCGGCGGCCCTTTGAGCGCGCGCGCGATCAGAAAGAAAGACGCAATCTGGCTGATCATCAGCAACACGATGCCTCTCCTATGGACACTAAGACCACGTCCACCCCTGCCACCCCCATCCCCGTTGGGCAAAGGGTCCAAATGATCACTTGATGGTGCTTAGTGAACACTCTCGCCTTGCACAGCGGCGCCATTGCGCATGCAAAGATGTACCGGGAGATGCACGAACATTAGACGGCCGACCGTCATTTCCAAAAAGCAAATATTCCCCTTCAAAGTCAGAATCGGCaaataatatttacaacacGTCCTCAcggtacaactttttatttGCCATTTGGCGATGttctctcacaaatctcacaatttactcagacgctatgaactgaactgcttccgcATCAATGACACAATAGCTCACCTGCTCTGCTATTTCATTGAACAATTTTGGTCTATAATTGAAGTATCACATGTCTGATGTTACACCATATTAGGAACAACAGCCCATTTCATGAAATATGATGTCTTGTTGCAATTTTGCGACTTCAGTGTTTAGAGAATTAAATCATTACACAGAAATGGGAATAAGATCACACAGACATCATGAATCTgcatatgaacctcaacaatggtgacagtcaacaccgaacatcacaaaacaacccagatagcaatttttctctggcccagctccggcccacacaatcagcttttgcttggcccataTACCGCAATGaattacggtcctagtgtggaccaggtctggattccagacaagggccacacatgggccagaactggcctaagtctcagccaagttaattacccatgtgtggcccttgtctggaatccagacccgtatgaccatagctggccctgTTCTGGTCCTATTCGCTGGACCAGATGGgttccacatgtcagcctcaacaaaaccataaccaagccacttgatacacacccctcccagatgaatagtcacaacaacaacaatattctgaacaaatatttaatcatgtttaatcagcaaaccaagttgaatgaatctcacacctaGCATACAGTATtgtcagttcacactttcacaaaaactataaaaacatgcttatttgttttgcttggtcagtgtgttcaccctgttggtgtatggcagtgtgaattggcttttaggtgctttggaatacaaaacaaaaaacagtaaaataaatatatatttgtttaatgttcacgcaattaacacaaaattcttaaataaggtagtttctctatttttgcagtattcaagtgttcatgtccctgaataatatctgcatgaaccTAAGATCTGGAACCGACTTCTGTCCAGTTTATCCGTCTTCAcgaactgccctgaaatacaattcaaacaaagaatgtagtgtgaggctcttacattcacaatgctcattttggctttggtggtgaagtgtgcagacATGGCCAGTACATAACATTGACACAACTACACATAACAACTCATAATGATTTACCtatatcagtatattagaaCTACAATAAGCCAAGCTGGCGACACACGCCACTTATTTTGCTCTTCTctgttaaataatttaacagcaATAGGCACAAAAGAGTTTTTGTAGCGATTTGATTTACATAACAAAATCCTCAATCGTCTCCCTGATGGTAACATAGTAAAATAGTcatgtaaaatatttgtatcaTCAGCAACAATTTTCTTTGCTCGTCTTAAAACAGAAACCTCGTACATCTCCTGAATAGGTCTTTTCTCTTCCCAACCCACAATTTTTAAAGCAGTCTGTACAAGTCGGGCAAGTTTTGATTTAGATTGAACAGACAGATTTCCATACCATGCTGTTATACCATATCTTATCAAACTCTCAAAAACAGACtgataaaacagaaacagaatCCTCCGATTTACCCCAAATACCTTTAACCTTCGCAAAAAATGTAACCTCTGCTGCAATCTAGAACAAAGACCGTTGACATGAGAAGACCAACATAACAAATTGTCCATATAGACACCCAAGTATTTGTGTGATGATACCTGTTCGATAGAATTCCCATTTATTATTACAGGACTGTGATCCCCCACAGATCTAGGGTCGAAAAGCATTTTCTtggtttcatttaaaatcaaaGAATTCTCGTCACACCATCTTACGAATCTATCAACTTCTAAAAAGTATTGCAAACAAGTAGTGTTCCTATGCAATAAACTCAGTATTGCCGTATCATCGGAGAATTTAATAAAGAAGTTATTATCCTGACTTGAAACACACTCATTGGTATATAACGTAAACAGAATGGGTGAACTAACACACCCCTGCGGTGTCCCCTTATTGGTGATTTTCACCTCAGAGAAACAATTATTTACCCTTACTTGTTGTGTACGAttagttaaaaatgtataaaaccaTTTAATACAGAAGGGGTTCACTTTCAATTCTATCAGTTTACTAATTAATATCCTAGGTTGGAGAGTATTAAGCGAACTAAAATCTATAAAAGTAAACGTGCATATGCTTGGGTATCCTCTAGATGTCTATTTACTAAATGAGAGATACAATTAATGGCATCCTCTGTCCCCGTCCAGCCTTATAAGCAAACTGAAATGGGTCAAGTGATAATTTAACCTcctcttttaaaacatttactactagtctttcaaaacatttcatgatGTTTGAAGTCAAAGCTATAGGTCTAAAATCACAGTTATCAACTGGGCAATTTTTCTTGGGAACTGGCATGATTATGGATTTTTTCCACAATGAAGGAATACTATGCATATCTAAAGATCTCTGAAAATAGGACAAAATGCTGAAGTAAGTTCATCAGCACAAGTTTTTATCAAAAAGCAGAAATTCCATCAGGACCCGTAGCTTTTTTGGTACATATGCCTTTAAATAACGAATAGACTGTATAAGGAACAACTTCTAATCTACAATCTGAGTTACATCTAATAGAGTCTAAATCCACCAGTTCCTCTAATGGGGACTCAAACCttagaaaaaaatcattcagaTCATTTGCTCTTTGCTGTTCATTACTAGTTATAAGCCTGTTCCGGACAGGTTCCATATTGGTTACTACTTTCATAGCATCCCATAATTTCCTGGAATTCCCAAAGTTAAAATTTTGTTCTATGATGTCTCTATGTTTTGTCCTAGCCTCCTTCAGCAAACTATTTAATTCCTTTTGAACtgattttaattcagttttatctTGGTTGTTAAAAGCTAACTTCTTCCTATTTAAACACTCCTTAATTTCCTTTGTTATGTAACTTTTGTTGTTAGGAAATACAGTTACTGTTTTCTTCTCAACAACTGTGTCCACACAAAAATTAATGTAGTCTGTTATTGTCTCTGTAGCATCCTCAATATCCATATCATGAAACAGTTCCCAATCTGTACAAGCGAAGCAACCCTTTAAAATTTCAATATTATCATCAGACCAAACTAATACAGTCTTCGTCTGTGGCTTTGAGcgttttaaaagtgttttataaatAGGTACCAAATGAATCGTGTTATGATCACAGTTCGACAGAGGGGGTTTGGGCTTGGCCACATATGCATCCTTCACGTTCCCGTAACATTTATCTAAAATCTTATTTCCTCGGGTAGCACATTTTATGTACTGTTCATAACCTGGGAGAGAAGAGTCCAGTCTGCAATGATTAAAATCGCCAAGAATGAAGATCGGAGCTCCAGGAGTACGTTGTAATTGTTTATGAACACAGTCTGTTATGCAGCTAGCCGCTTTCGCCGCGTTTCCACTTGGCGGGACATATGCtgcacaaataataatatttccaaaTTCTCGCGGGAGGTAAAAAGGCCTCAGCGATAAACAGAGTAGTTCCACATCTGGTTTACACACAGACTCTCTTACCGTGTACTGGCTACACCAACCCTCTCTGATGTAGACACAAACACCACCGCCTCTTGTCTTCCCCGAAGATTCATCTCTGTCTGCTCGAACAAGGGAGAACCCTTCAAGGTCCACCAATGAGTTGGGGATGTCAGGGTGCAGCCAGGTCTCTGTGAACACCATCAAACAGGAGTCTCGATACTCGTAACATATCCTTGAATTCATGCGCAGTTCCTCAATTTTGTTTCTCAAAGACCGCACATTACTTAAGACCATAGACGGCAGCGGTGGTTTATTTCCCGATTACGGAGGCGTTGTCGAATTCCTCCCTCTTTCCTCTCCTCCGGGTCGCCCCGAACAAACACGCTGCCTGCTAACAACTTCAGGTATGTCTACAGGTAGCGTCGTCCTTGCAGGCCTCAGCAAAAGCAGCTCCTCCCTGCTATAATAGATGGGCAGCATGCCAAATGTGCGTACAGGTGACTCTCGATTCCCAACAGAGATCACCCTTCCGATCAGCACCAGCAACAAAAACTGTGCCAGTATCATCTTCATTTTGATAACACACTAAACGTAACttgaaataatataacattaaagaCACAACAAGCTGGCCAATGTACACGTGTCCGAGTCGCCAGCAGAGCAGCGCCACCGGATGTATTTGGCCGGCGCCACCGGATGTAAATTTAGTATTTGGTGAACagtcttcaagagtgcaaataatattttaagttttaagtatctttcaggctcgcgtgaggtttccacaagcaacaaagtctgcttgaacaaaaatttcactacattttaagtttagaaaataatatacagacCGTTACAGTTTGAAGTGAGGTGCGTTCACAGTACTGGTTCTGTCTTAccgttattaattttaatttcaaataacttttttattatcatctgtgtctttttttgaattatgattgacccctctgtaggttgttgtgtatgaagtgtcctcagagcagagttaaacaagatggccttgtaggacatacaggaacccagacagcaacatagtgtcggtgtgaaatccatgcgggccagatgtgggccggatctgggccgacactgcttgctgtctgggaaatatttgatatttatttgatatatttttttaaatattcgacaaacttttgaatgtttgaggttttacttactagtcagatggttcatggcgctttggagatgttcttcgacaggagatctgttccgctccagctctgcagcacagccatcagcatggaagaataggaacaatatgtcacatagccaacaaaatgtagtatataatgtcaggattattagaaataaacaaactacagcagaggtgaaatgcaataataataatatacaaaacatacaaaaaatcttaagataccagaattcatattcttaggttttacagatgcatgatgatatagttgaaatatattgtgaaaaattcatataaagttatttaataagatttctcagatcacctgtgtttcctgtatctctgtcagcagctctcattacaaattttcttgtaacttcccctgttttaggtatttttttctgacgctcctgaaatcacagtacaatttatcaatatttgtttgcaatgaaagttcaaaacgtgtttgaaatagtttcagcccattagttcatgtaagtgaTGTCACTGATTGACCCCACAGTGCAGACTTTTAGATTAAATGAATTAGCTTATAGTGACTTCCATTTATCTATTGACAAAGTATCAACAAAAatttacaaaactatcaaagccgctcatctacacataaaaggtgcttaaaagctcAAACGTTCATTAATGAGAGCTTAAATGTATAAGTTAGCTTACCTCTAATTGTTAGCCTCTATAGTTAACGGTTGTGATGCTAACAGTCTTTTTGAAGACACTAAACCACTCCTGTAAAgtaaagattcaacagaaaTGTGTCAGtaacatgtaagaaagtgtcaggaacagttatatgtattatttgtgtaactttaggaactaaacttacctgaaagcagtgaaaacagcagagagCCTCTCGCTACTTGTCAGCTGATTGAGTTGACACCGTTACCATGGTAGCCTCCTCCGCTCcaatttaaatgtgatttgaaTGCTCACCGCGCGCGCTCATTGGCCGTCCACACGAACgcggttattttcaaaacagcagctttttcTATGCGGTTTGGCAGTTCGTCTTCACGCAAACTCTGCACCAGGTCACTGAAAccgaacattttgaaaactcctgccagGGAGAAGATTTAAAAGAACTCCGGTTGCAGTGTTATCATGTAACGTACAGCAAAACCAGAGTTTTTGGCTTGTGACGTCGGAGCCTGCGCTGTTATCTCCGCCTACTTGAAACTTTgtcaggcttctgattggccagcatggcctaaaacacatcaaagttatgcatttacataaatagtacaaaagtcaaataaaatgtcctgaaatttcatcatgtattgtttagtaggcctacatcaaactgtaaattgaatgagaatatgaaagcagtgaatgcaaaacattgtttgaagtcagttgtatataaataaaacaacaggatatactattctataatataacatataatacagtggcgttccgtccatataagctgcgaatGCGCTGCATACAGGCCGTAGAGTTCACGggctaatgaatataaacatgattataagttgatctcttgtcatttgagatgtgacttaaagcttaataaagtgttgggaataagtatgtaaaattatttatttgaaaaaaaaaaggtcattttctgtaaatctacgtCAGTGAAACAGTGACGGAAGCTTCCGGGTAAGCGGATTCTCCGCAGCTTTGGCGCCTCCGCTCTGTGGCTATGACTCGTCAGGATTGTAGCGCGTTCTCAGTGTTTAGCTGGTAGACGACTGATTTCATGAGCGAGGTAAGCTGTCCGCGAAGCGCTCGCCCAGGTGGAAAAATGCGCTtttgctgccagatctcgattgccaaaaattacattgtgtttgatgcaaaactaacccgacgaaatcatatgaaaaaaaaataaataaatcataactgtatattttcatgctttctcaagcaaagcaaattttgaaagtccactaaaaacatatctggtcatagacaatgttgatggcgttattgtcaacatgcctaagtagtaaataaattaaaaaaagtttataaaaatgtatacaaaatttgaaataataacaaacatcaggaaaaaataggaaacaatacctttgttttccgtatacttgtgtcgcttacagttaaagtccttctgagattttattgttgtttgcaacgttacttggcaatattttaaatatattattattattttattatttattttatttttgtattttgcatgatctattattgtcatccgggtgggagttttaactcctattcactaaaaaataaatggggaaaaaaaaaaagattcattcagtTGATGCAGAGACATCTCCCCACGCTCTGAATATTACGTATCATAACGTAACTATGTGTAAATGTTATTTGGCGGTTTTTACTtggaaaatcagctgttttctagCATTCGAATAACTATGGATAAACCTGAAACGATAGAAGAAGGATTGGAGatgaatttcatttacaaatagcctagggtaggaatgtgcatacttttaaatcgACACCTGCCACGGTGTTTTCCTTTTTGAGTGTGTCCTAAAAGCGATGGGGGGAGGGGGGTCCTTAATCTTAGCATTCAGCATACCCGGTTAAAAAAGTGGgttttaaccccttaactgtcacccacagttttgaacagagacattatagtgcactatccaaacttaattttttataattcatgaatgaaaatattttgtaacatgattttaatgtaccatttacatggtaatgcaatgtctgattttaaaatgggtttcaaaggatgaattttgaaattttaagttttctactgataaataatttcttatgatttctaattcgtgatagagaaaaaggcaactaagaagactttctgtgacaaaggtcagaattcatgtcatgatgtagatttttttcaggtgcactcttgtcataaacagaggtgtcaaatccagggtcagaaagtaaaagtcctgccatgtgtttattccacccatgaactcagcagctgatttcaccagaggaggaaccaactcattcctttcaagtcacaagcaagtttcgagtcaaatcccaagacctcaatgagttgaggtaattaagagataattgagagactaattaaatgatgattgtgcattagtgatgaacacctgctgttactgtgaatcacagaggatcagatgttgatgttttattggttaaaatgataccaccatcatgtagatcagtgtttgctttagttgggctcttgacccttgactcctgtgttagatctctctgtagcaatgcatgtgctgttgtaaagcggagagatcagtgctgtgcagtgagcaactgttagttgttttcatatgatgaggtaatcattaggtgcttacctgtttgcatccaatatactgtgtgtatatatatacacatacaacatttttcatttttttaatttatgttctgcttttgaataaacaactctgtgaaaccacagtacgaAAGAATGTTAAATCtagtgcatttaaatatttaaactccagtcctactcagacacacacagacatcaagaaccagcgtatgaatctcaacaatggtgacaatcaacaaaatgcttcatgctgcaatgcatgctgggtaacaccacagtatgaataattattgtcaccactgttgaggatcgtatgataagtgttcatgtctaaaagcctgattaattttttccaatatttaatattacgatggcatttgtttaatagtaaattcctgcagtcctgtaacagctgaacgtcagtaaataaaccaaagagagacaccttcatgatgttcattcaagtgacataaaagccaaaagtgtaagctcatctgcta
The genomic region above belongs to Onychostoma macrolepis isolate SWU-2019 chromosome 01, ASM1243209v1, whole genome shotgun sequence and contains:
- the LOC131536701 gene encoding uncharacterized protein LOC131536701, whose translation is MRAADRDTGNTELERNRSPVEEHLQSAMNHLTKTWLHPDIPNSLVDLEGFSLVRADRDESSGKTRGGGVCVYIREGWCSQYTVRESVCKPDVELLCLSLRPFYLPREFGNIIICAAYVPPSGNAAKAASCITDCVHKQLQRTPGAPIFILGDFNHCRLDSSLPGYEQYIKCATRGNKILDKCYGNVKDAYVAKPKPPLSNCDHNTIHLVPIYKTLLKRSKPQTKTVLVWSDDNIEILKGCFACTDWELFHDMDIEDATETITDYINFCVDTVVEKKTVTVFPNNKSYITKEIKECLNRKKLAFNNQDKTELKSVQKELNSLLKEARTKHRDIIEQNFNFGNSRKLWDAMKVVTNMEPVRNRLITSNEQQRANDLNDFFLRFESPLEELVDLDSIRCNSDCRLEVVPYTVYSLFKGICTKKATGPDGISAF